The sequence CTGAAGGGTTGCTTCCAACAGCATAAGTGCGTCTTCCTAGCTTGGTATAAGAAAGCAAAAAATGAACCACTATATATGCTGAAATGCTTATAATAAAACTTAATGGAAGTACTTTCCAGAGCCTTGTTGTTCCAATAAATTCAAATTTACCATAAATTGTTTGGAAAGATCCTTTAGTTATAGCCAGGGCAACTCCTTGAAAAACGCTTATAAAAGCTAATGAGGTAATAAAAGATGGTGCTTTAAATACTCTTGCAGTAATACCTACAAGAAAACTATTAAATATTGCTAAAGCGATTCCGATTAATACAGGGATAAGATACCCATCACCGCTCCTAATCATCATGGCCATTACACAGGAAGAAAGTCCAATATTTGCACCCACTGATATATCAATTTCTCCAGAGATTATTAAAAAGGTCATTCCTGAAGATACAATTCCAAGAACCGCTATTTGTTCAAGAATATTCATTATGTTGCTTGTTGTGAAAAATCTTGGATTCACAATCCCTGTAACAATTGCAATAGCAACCTCTGCAACTAAAAGGAAAAACCACTGATTTCTGAATATCGAAGTTTTGCTCTTTGGAAGCATTGCCCTCTCTTTTTGATTCTTATTGCTCATTATTCAGCTCCCTCCAAGAAAAAAATTAAACACCAATAAAATGTTTTATGAGTTCTTCTTCTGAAATGCCTTCGTTATCCAAAATCTCAACCAATTCCCCATTTCGCATAACTCCTATTCTGTCACTTAATGAAATGAGTTCGGGCATATCCGAAGATATCATTATAATGCATTTTCCATTCTCAGCAAGTTGAGTCATTAATTGATATATTTGCTCTTTTGCTCCAATGTCTACTCCCTTTGTTGGTTCATCAAAAATATATACTTCATAATTATCTAAAAGCCAACGACCAATAATTACTTTTTGCTGATTCCCCCCAGAAAGTTCTTCTATCTTTTGAGACTCACTTTGCACTGCAATTGAAAGGTCTTTCACCATTTTATATGTTAATTCTCTTTCTTCATTATGGTTCAATAACATGCCACTGAAGTTTTCTGTATGAACAAGAGAGGTATTTTCAACAATGTTCCTTCCAGTAAGCATACCAAGCTTCTTTCTATCCTCGGTAATTAATGCAATTCCTTTTTTTATAGCATCTTCAGGCGATTTAACGATTAATCGTTTTCCGTTAAGATAGATCTCCCCAGAATCAGGCTTTTCAGCACCAAATATCAAAGACACTAACTCACTTCTACCAGATCCGACTAAACCACCAAAACCAAATATTTCCCCTTTTCTGACACTAAAAGAAACATTTTTAACCATATTGGTTTTAGTAAAATTTCTCACTTCAAATACTGTTTCTCCTTTTTCAATGGGTGTTTTTTTGTAAAATAACGCCGCATCTCTACCCACCATTTTCCTGATAATCTCATCAACGGTTATTTCAGAAATGTTATAAGTTCCCATATTTAGTCCATCTTTTAATACTGTAACTCTATCACCTATTTTAAATATTTC comes from Kosmotoga arenicorallina S304 and encodes:
- a CDS encoding sugar ABC transporter ATP-binding protein, giving the protein MERKPLAIMKNITKIYGHHKALDKVSFDLFEGEVHCLVGENGAGKSTLIKVLSGAITPDEGELIIGDTKVKSLTPKQSMELGISTIYQDAELVESLTVSDNVFLGYEKSKGFPFMIDKKYQEKQVREIIEALKMKMPVNVLVEDLSTSQKQMLQIVKALYSDSKILIMDEPTSSLGIDETQALMEIIANLRKRGIGIIYISHYLEEIFKIGDRVTVLKDGLNMGTYNISEITVDEIIRKMVGRDAALFYKKTPIEKGETVFEVRNFTKTNMVKNVSFSVRKGEIFGFGGLVGSGRSELVSLIFGAEKPDSGEIYLNGKRLIVKSPEDAIKKGIALITEDRKKLGMLTGRNIVENTSLVHTENFSGMLLNHNEERELTYKMVKDLSIAVQSESQKIEELSGGNQQKVIIGRWLLDNYEVYIFDEPTKGVDIGAKEQIYQLMTQLAENGKCIIMISSDMPELISLSDRIGVMRNGELVEILDNEGISEEELIKHFIGV
- a CDS encoding ABC transporter permease; the encoded protein is MSNKNQKERAMLPKSKTSIFRNQWFFLLVAEVAIAIVTGIVNPRFFTTSNIMNILEQIAVLGIVSSGMTFLIISGEIDISVGANIGLSSCVMAMMIRSGDGYLIPVLIGIALAIFNSFLVGITARVFKAPSFITSLAFISVFQGVALAITKGSFQTIYGKFEFIGTTRLWKVLPLSFIISISAYIVVHFLLSYTKLGRRTYAVGSNPSAAFLSGISVTKTKLTAFMLSGAFVGVAAMVLLSRIGAAQPSTGSDIGLKTIGAVVIGGTPLSGGKGKIIGTFFGVLLMGLISNSLNMLRVNPYFQTVTFGALIIASLAVSMLSTYKGRKKVI